The following are encoded together in the Zonotrichia albicollis isolate bZonAlb1 chromosome 10, bZonAlb1.hap1, whole genome shotgun sequence genome:
- the EN1 gene encoding homeobox protein engrailed-1 encodes MEEPPEGHGHRDAAPGPASSGSGSDGESVPVSPSPAPASPAAPCPLPLPRRRHPPPPPPPPPPPPPHRTTNFFIDNILRPDFGCKKEPPAPAGGGGGGSRERDGDRGQSSGRENVNPLLARPPNPPALLCPDSNCRPDGSAPPPPPAAAAKAGPAAAAAAAAASGAAKAPADGGETHPAKYGEHGSPAILLMGSNNGGPVIKPDSQQPLVWPAWVYCTRYSDRPSSGPRTRKLKKKKTEKEDKRPRTAFTAEQLQRLKAEFQANRYITEQRRQSLAQELSLNESQIKIWFQNKRAKIKKATGIKNGLALHLMAQGLYNHSTTTVQDKEESE; translated from the exons ATGGAAGAGCCGCCGGAGGGGCACGGCCACCGAGACGCGGCGCCCGGCCCGGCgagcagcggcagcggcagcgaTGGCGAGAGCGTGcccgtgtcccccagccccgcgCCCGCCTCCCCCGCCGCGCCctgccccctgcccctgccccgccgccgccacccgccgccgccaccgccgcccccgccgccgccgccgccccacCGCACCACCAACTTTTTCATCGACAACATCCTGAGGCCGGACTTCGGCTGCAAGAAGGAGCCGCCCGCGCCGGCCGGCggcggaggaggaggcagcCGGGAGCGGGACGGAGATCGGGGGCAGAGCTCAGGTAGAGAAAACGTCAACCCGCTGCTGGCCCGGCCGCCCAACCCGCCCGCCCTCCTGTGCCCGGACTCGAACTGCCGTCCCGACGgctccgcgccgccgccgccgcccgccgccgccgccaaaGCCGGTCCCGccgcggcagcagcggcggcggcggcgtcgGGGGCGGCCAAGGCCCCCGCCGACGGGGGCGAGACTCACCCGGCGAAGTACGGGGAGCACGGCAGCCCCGCCATCCTCCTCATGGGCTCTAATAATGGAGGACCTGTTATAAAGCCCGACTCGCAACAGCCGCTGGTGTGGCCTGCCTGGGTCTACTGCACTAGGTATTCAGACAGACCGTCCTCGG GCCCCCGCACCAGGAagctgaagaagaagaagacgGAGAAGGAGGACAAGCGGCCGCGGACGGCGTTCACGGCCGAGCAGCTGCAGCGGCTGAAGGCGGAGTTCCAGGCGAACCGGTACATCACGGAGCAGCGGCggcagagcctggcccaggAGCTCAGCCTCAACGAGTCCCAGATCAAGATCTGGTTCCAGAACAAACGGGCCAAAATCAAGAAGGCGACGGGCATTAAGAACGGGCTGGCGCTGCACCTCATGGCCCAGGGACTCTACAACCACTCCACCACCACGGTGCAGGACAAAGAGGAGAGCGAGTGA